The Phyllostomus discolor isolate MPI-MPIP mPhyDis1 chromosome 4, mPhyDis1.pri.v3, whole genome shotgun sequence genome window below encodes:
- the FBXO30 gene encoding F-box only protein 30 — MEEGLQHSHCVNCVSRRCMTRPEPGISCDLIGCPLVCGAVFHSCKADEHRLLCPFERVPCLNSDFGCPFTMARNKVAEHLETCPASVVCCTMEWNRWPVSYADRKSYENLSRDVDEVAQLDMALALQDQRMLLESLKVATMMSKATDKVSEPREQISVKSTLPEIPHANGLVSVDEESYGALYQATVETTRSLAAALDILNTATRDIGMLSSSLRASPNEMNEEENARESLQNRNLKDQDHLSEDEMGAVGGIDHNDPGQDAQSEQNGSSDLLCDLNTSSYGTSALCNGLPLENICTQVIDQNQNLHGDSEESNLTNGECVASDGTSKSSGSPLVAAQLKEVIPSNALPNGTVQHILISDNEDEGELHWRKVDLGDLRNVDVLPLSQPPSFKFLSNACWSKPREDKAVDTSDLEVAEDPMGLQGIDLITAALLFCLGDSPGGRGISDSRMVDVCHIDFGTQTFSLPSAILATNTMVGEIASASACDHANPQLSNPSPFQTLGLDLVLECVARYQPKQRSMFTFVCGQLFRRREFSSHFKNVHGDIHAGLNGWMEQRCPLAYYGCTYSQRRFCPSTQGAKIIHDRHLRSFGVQPCVSTVLVEPARNCVLGLRSDHLSSLPFEVLQHIAGFLDGFSLCQLSCVSKLMRDVCGSLLQSRGMVILQWGKRKSPEGKSSWQIKEKVWRFSTAFCSVNEWKFADILSMADHLKKCSYNVVEKREEAIPLPCMCVTRELTKEGRSLRSVLKPVL, encoded by the exons ATGGAGGAGGGGCTGCAGCATTCGCACTGTGTGAACTGTGTCAGTAGACGGTGTATGACCAGACCAGAGCCTGGGATTTCCTGTGACCTGATTGGTTGTCCGTTGGTTTGTGGGGCAGTCTTCCATTCTTGTAAAGCTGATGAGCATCGACTTTTATGTCCATTTGAACGAGTGCCTTGCTTAAATAGTGACTTTGGATGTCCATTTACAATGGCTCGTAACAAAGTGGCTGAACATCTAGAGACGTGTCCTGCAAGTGTGGTGTGCTGCACTATGGAGTGGAACCGATGGCCGGTTAGTTATGCGGATCGGAAGTCGTATGAAAATCTAAGCAGAGATGTGGATGAAGTGGCACAATTAGATATGGCCTTGGCCCTTCAAGACCAAAGGATGCTCTTAGAATCTCTCAAAGTAGCCACCATGATGTCAAAAGCGACTGATAAAGTATCAGAACCTAGAGAACAAATATCAGTTAAATCAACTCTTCCAGAGATACCACATGCTAATGGTTTGGTGTCCGTTGATGAAGAATCTTATGGTGCACTTTATCAAGCTACTGTAGAAACAACCAGAAGTTTGGCTGCTGCTTTAGATATCCTGAACACGGCCACAAGAGACATTGGCATGCTAAGTTCGAGCCTTCGTGCTTCtccaaatgaaatgaatgaagagGAAAATGCCAGAGAAAGCTTACAGAACAGGAACTTGAAAGACCAAGACCATCTTTCTGAGGATGAGATGGGAGCAGTTGGTGGTATTGACCATAATGACCCAGGTCAGGATGCCCAGTCTGAACAAAACGGTTCAAGTGATTTATTATGTGACTTGAATACTAGTTCATATGGCACTTCAGCTCTTTGTAATGGCCTCCCTTtggaaaatatatgtacacaGGTCATAGACCAGAATCAGAATTTACATGGCGATTCAGAAGAAAGTAACTTAACAAATGGAGAATGTGTAGCATCAGATGGCACTTCAAAATCTTCTGGTTCACCTTTAGTAGCAGCACAGCTTAAGGAAGTAATACCATCTAATGCTTTGCCTAACGGCACCGTTCAGCATATCCTCATATCAGACAATGAGGATGAAGGAGAATTGCACTGGAGAAAAGTAGACTTGGGGGACTTGAGGAATGTGGATGTCTTACCTCTCAGCCAACCTCCTTCATTCAAATTTCTTTCTAATGCATGTTGGTCTAAACCAAGGGAAGATAAAGCAGTAGATACATCAGATTTGGAAGTTGCAGAAGATCCAATGGGTCTCCAAGGAATAGATCTCATCACAGCAGCATTACTGTTTTGTCTAGGAGATTCTCCAGGTGGGAGGGGCATATCTGATAGTCGCATGGTTGATGTTTGTCACATTGACTTTGGAACTCAGACTTTCTCACTTCCATCTGCAATATTAGCTACAAACACAATGGTTGGGGAAATAGCTTCAGCTTCAGCTTGTGATCATGCCAACCCACAGCTTTCAAATCCAAGTCCTTTTCAGACACTTGGGCTAGATTTGGTATTGGAATGTGTCGCTAGGTACCAACCCAAGCAACGTTCAATGTTTACATTTGTCTGTGGACAGTTATTTAGAAGAAGAGAATTTTCTTCGCATTTTAAGAATGTGCACGGTGACATTCATGCTGGACTCAATGGCTGGATGGAGCAGAGGTGTCCTTTAGCATATTATGGTTGTACCTATTCTCAGCGTAGATTTTGCCCGTCAACACAGGGAGCAAAGATCATACACGACCGCCATTTGAGGTCCTTCGGAGTTCAGCCGTGTGTATCGACAGTGTTGGTGGAGCCTGCCAGAAACTGTGTGCTGGGATTACGTAGCGACCATCTAAGTAGTCTTCCCTTCGAGGTCCTGCAGCACATCGCAGGCTTCCTCGATGGCTTCAGTCTGTGCCAGCTCTCCTGTGTGTCCAAGCTGATGAGGGACGTGTGCGGCAGCCTGCTGCAGTCTCGTGGGATGGTCATCCTGCAGTGGGGGAAAAGGAAGTCTCCAGAAGGAAAGTCGTCATGGCAGATCAAAGAAAAG GTTTGGCGATTCAGTACTGCATTTTGTTCTGTTAACGAGTGGAAATTCGCCGACATCCTCAGCATGGCTGACCACTTGAAGAAGTGCAGCTACAACGTCGTGGAGAAGCGGGAGGAAGCCATCCCACTGCCCTGCATGTGTGTGACGCGGGAACTCACGAAGGAAGGACGTTCACTCCGCTCCGTTTTAAAACCTGTACTTTAA